ATGCTACACCTAGTCACATTGGTCACCTTAATTTGTGTAGCAAATGGCAACATTACGGTTCAAATCACCAACATGATTGAATACGATAAGGTGTTGATTATTGGTTGCCGGTCATCAGACAATGATTTGGGACAACATACACTATTGTATGGTCAATCAATGGATTGGAGGTTTAAGCCAAACTTTTCTAAGACAACTTTGTTTTATTGTAACGCAAGGTGGGACGCTGCAGATGTTACATTGAAAGTCCATTTCGTCGCTTATGAGTACACGAGGGATAACTATGGTTGTGGCTCGGATTGCCGATGGTTATTTACTATCAGTGGTGTATATGCATATGACTCAAAGAACGACTCTTGGGAGTTTAGGTTCTCTTGGTATTCGTAGTATTTTTCTAGTTTTGTTCATTAATTCTTAATGGTATTTGTTAATTGTCTCTGATATTTTCGTTTTATGTATCAATATGTGGGTGACTAAATAAGTTGTTTAGGTTTTTGAAAATGGGAGTTACAATTACATTTTTGCATAAGTTTAACATTTTGGATCTTGaccttttgttatatatttgatGCTCATTATGCTCGCGTAGTCGTGTTACACTAATCCGGCTTAGAAAACATAAGACTACGTTTAGTTACATAGCTAACTTCCCAGtttcatttttcaagaaaatgagagggtttttctttttttatctcTAAAAATCTATAAAACAAGATGTTTTTGTTGGGATTTCATTAACTGATTAACATAAAATGTCCGACCCGCTTTGAGTGacaaattaaaatttcaaatcaaaatacGCGACGGAAGCGTGTTAATGAACTATTAGCAACAATTAAAAACGTGTGGTATCATTTTAGGAAACATTTAATAGTTCTAATATCCCGGACCAAGAACACCATGCAATGCAATATAAgtaacttaaataaatataaggaaACTAACCACGTTGCGGTAGACGAGATCTTTCATGATAAGGAAGATCCGAAAAACGAGATTCCAAGTGTGGAAACCCTCCATAAGTGCGTACACGAACAATGCCTCAACCAAGAATCCGCTAGATACCTTTAAGCTTACAACTGCAACCAACCGAAACCCCCTAATTGTCCCTAAGGTCAAATATCGAATTTGAAAACCCTTCTTAgggtttcttgaattttgaccCAGGCAAACACAAAAGGCAAGAAATCTTTTGTTGAAACTAACTTAGGGTTtaactaaaaccctaaataattaaACCTAAAACAATTTTGGGATTTGGTTTATTTGATTATGTGAATTTCGACCAACACAAAAGGTGGAAGAAGATTTTCatcttttgtgtgtgtttttagggattttgaatgaatgaatTAATTAGGGATTTTTTAAGGTATTTATAAGAAAGTATTctaataaaattagaaaaccaATAACCCTAAATCCCTTCCCAAGTTTCGTCCCCCTCCCCCTAAAAGGTCCTAGAACTGCCCAGGGGCTTTGGTGGGGAATTCCTTATTAATTaatcactaattaattaattttgactaTTACCTAGTTAATTAATCCAACCCGTTAatccatttaattaatttaaattacttttaattaataagttttctatcaatcaatcaaaactaactttaatcgactactttaaatatataaataacagtTTATCGGTTTATCCGTTATCCTCAATTAACTAGCGTTAATTTATAAACgtataatttaaataaagaCTAGTTTAATTAAATGCGTAAATGATCAAGTATCACTCCGTAGGTTTATGGTTAAACATTATAGATGTTCTATTGTGTATGACCCTACGGGCTCAAAGATCCGAAAACATATGATTAGCTGGGTCTACGAAAGTTCACACAATTTCAACAATTTTTTGTTTCTGGAAGTAAAAACAGATAAAAAACTCGAAACTTTTTCATTTCGAGTAAGGGCGCGTTTAGTTCGAGAAAACACCCcatgttttctattttcattttccaagaaaacatgaaaaacagaaaacgcgttcaaatatTAGTTTtcccaaaaaacaaaaaacattgtttttcaataaTCTATGAAAAACttgaatacattttttttctatttctttttcacttttaatttttcatttcctaaatttaaaaaaacctcatatttatattaattatccCCCTACGCCCCCGTCCCTGCCCCCTATCACCCCTAGGCCCCCACTCCACCTCCAACTTCCCACTTAACCAAGTATActaaaatatgtttttgattacggaaaatgaaaataacattttatagttttgaatgcgttttcaaaatttttatttgttttttttgagAAGAAAAACTACTTCCATTTTTTAGGA
The sequence above is drawn from the Erigeron canadensis isolate Cc75 chromosome 4, C_canadensis_v1, whole genome shotgun sequence genome and encodes:
- the LOC122597166 gene encoding self-incompatibility protein S1-like → MVESMWLTKRPLSIHQPKMRGGMAAGGSSMVVKMAKMLHLVTLVTLICVANGNITVQITNMIEYDKVLIIGCRSSDNDLGQHTLLYGQSMDWRFKPNFSKTTLFYCNARWDAADVTLKVHFVAYEYTRDNYGCGSDCRWLFTISGVYAYDSKNDSWEFRFSWYS